GTATCTGTTTTTTTTCAACATTTCCACATGTGGGAAAAATAAGATAACTTGAAGGCAAAGACGAATACGTTAACTCATTATAAAATTGTTCATTTTTTGTATGGCTAAAAATGCTGAATCAGTTTGGAGCAATTGTTTGAAGATCATCAAAGACATTGTAGAATGGCAACATTTTAAAACATGGTTTGAACCGATTAATCCCGTAGAACTGAAAGGAAATGTTTTAATGATTCAGGTGCCCAGTCAATTCTTTTATGAATACCTGGAAGAGCATTATGTGAACCTGTTGGCTAAAACATTGAAACGTGAATTAGGAAAGGATGCGAGATTGGAATATCGCATCATGGTAGACAGTGGCAACAATGGAAGAAATGGTTCCATGGATGTTCCTGCTAGCAACATGAAGACTTATAACAACAATGAAATGAATTTTCCACTGGTGATCGATAATCCTGTGAAAAATCCATTCGTTATACCGGGTCTCAAGAAAATGCAGATCGATCCTCAGTTGAATCATATGTACACATTTGATTCATTTATTGAGGGAGACTGTAACAGGGTAGCCCGTCGCGCCGGAAAAACGGTAGCTGAGAAGCCCGGAGCCAACTCTTTCAACCCTTTGGTGATATATGGAGGGGTCGGATTGGGTAAAACACACCTTGCGCAGGCAATTGGTAATGAAGTAAAGCGTACCCATCCCGGTAAAGTGGTTTTGTATGTAAGCAGTGAGAAATTCATCAACCAATTCCAGGATCATAGTCGCAATAATGCTATTAATGACTTTATTCATTTCTATCAACTGATCGATGTACTGATCATAGATGATGTTCAGTTCTTCAGTCGTGCAGAAAAAAGTCAGGATGCCTTTTTCGCGATCTTTAATCATCTTCACCAGAGTGGTAAGCAACTCGTATTAACTTCTGATAAACCACCAAAAGATCTGGATGGTATGCAGGAGCGTTTATTGAGTCGTTTCCGTTGGGGATTGAGTGCAGATTTGCAAGTGCCCGATTATGAAACACGTATTGAGATCCTGGAGCGTAAAATGAAGAACGATGGTTTGGATATGCCGAAGGAAGTC
Above is a genomic segment from Sediminibacterium sp. KACHI17 containing:
- the dnaA gene encoding chromosomal replication initiator protein DnaA; the protein is MAKNAESVWSNCLKIIKDIVEWQHFKTWFEPINPVELKGNVLMIQVPSQFFYEYLEEHYVNLLAKTLKRELGKDARLEYRIMVDSGNNGRNGSMDVPASNMKTYNNNEMNFPLVIDNPVKNPFVIPGLKKMQIDPQLNHMYTFDSFIEGDCNRVARRAGKTVAEKPGANSFNPLVIYGGVGLGKTHLAQAIGNEVKRTHPGKVVLYVSSEKFINQFQDHSRNNAINDFIHFYQLIDVLIIDDVQFFSRAEKSQDAFFAIFNHLHQSGKQLVLTSDKPPKDLDGMQERLLSRFRWGLSADLQVPDYETRIEILERKMKNDGLDMPKEVVKYVAYNINTNVRELEGALISLLAQSSLNKKDIDVELAKKVLRNFVKTSSKEITIDAIQKMVCEYFDVPYDKLLQKTRKREIVQARQITMYLAKAFTKNSLKTIGEHFGGRDHTTVIHSCQTVKDLMDTDSIFRENVMELTQKVQLAAM